The following nucleotide sequence is from Streptomyces leeuwenhoekii.
GCGGGACAGCGGCGCCACGGCGAGCTGCTCACGGGTCAGCCTGCCCTTCTGCACGGCCTTGCCGTCGGCGACCAGGGCCCAGCGGCCGTCGAACTCGCGCAGGTCGGTGAAGAGGTACTCGTTGGTCAGGGTGACCGCGCCGGGGGCGCCGCCGGGGACCGGGGCGGCGTGGACCGCCTGATAGATCCGCTTGACCTCGGCGGCCTTGCCGGTGTGGCCGCGGTCGGCGGTGACGACGCCGTCGGCGACGAAGTTGCCGTCGTTGGGGTTGTCGCCCCAGTCGCCGCCGTAGGCGAGGAAGGTCTTCTCCTTCGGCTTCTTCCGGGTGACCCCGACGGTGGCGGCGTCGAACCAGAACCGCACGCCGTCGTCGCCCGGGCCCCGTTCCGTGGCGGCCAGTTCGGCGGCGGTCAGGGCGCGGGCGTAGACGCGGGCGCGGCGGATGGTGCCGCTGAACTCCCGGGTCCAGTTGTCGGCGTCGGTGGCGAGCGCGAGGGGCGCGGTGGTGCCGGCCGGGCGCCGGGTGGTGGCGCGGGTGGCGCGCACCTCGCCGTCGACGTACAGGGTGAGCGTGCCGGCCTCCGCGTCGAACACACCGGCGAGGTGGTGTTCGCGGCCGGTCCAGTCGTCCGGCAGCGCCCAGGTCGCGGTGAACCACTGACCGCCGGAGTGGATGAAGAACTCCAGCCTCCGGCCGTTCTGCTTCAGCGCGTACTGGGTGTCGCCCTTGGCGATGATGGGCTGGTGGTAACCGGTCACGCGCGGGGTGACCCAGGCCTCCAGGGTCAGCGACCCGGTGATGTCGAGGCGGTCGTCGCGGGCGAAGACCGTACCGCCGGACAGGCCCTCGTCGCGGTCGAAGGTGCCGCTCGGAGCGAGGATCTCGCCGCGCAGCCCGGCGGGCCCGGTCTCGGTCAGCAGGGTGCGTTCCGGGACCGGCCAGCTCAGCGACTGGTCCACGAAGTCCCAGATCCAGCCGCCCTGGAGCACGTCGTGGCGGCGGACGACGTCCCAGTACTTCTTGAAGTTGCCGTTGGAGTTCCCCATCGCGTGGGAGTACTCGATCATGACGTACGGGCGGGTGTCGGAGGTGTCCTTCGCCCGCTGCTCGACCCGCTGGGGCGTGTCGTACATCTCCGAGCGGATGTCGCTGATCCCGGGGCGGTCGTCGCCCTCGTACTGGATGACCCGGGTGGGGTCGTAGGAGCGGATCCAGTCGTGCATGGCGGTGAAGGTGGAGCCGCCGCCCGCCTCGTTGCCGAGGGACCAGATGACGACGCTGGCGTGGTTCTTGTCGCGGTGGACCATGTTCTGGGCGCGGGCCACGCAGGCCGCGGTCCACTCGGGGTGGTCGCCCGGGTACTCGTCGCGGATGCCGTGGGTCTCGAGGTTGGTCTCGTCCACGAGGTAGAGGCCGTACTCGTCGGCCAGTTCGTACCACAGCGGGTTGTCGGGGTAGTGCGAGGTGCGGACGCTGTTCATGTTCAGCCGCTTGATGAGCCCGATGTCCTGGACCATGTCCTCGCGGGTGAGGGCGGTGCCCCTGTCCGGGTGCATCTCGTGCCGGTTGGTGCCGCGCAGGGAGACCGGCTTGCCGTTGATGCGCATCAGCCCGTCCTTGAGCGCGAACTCGCGGAAGCCGACGCGGTGCGAGAGGGTCTCGGTCACCTTGCCGGACGGGTCGCGCAGCCGCAGGACGGCCGTGTAGAGGTGCGGGTGCTCGGCCGACCAGAGTTTCGGGTCCGCCACGGCCTTGGCGGCGCGTACGGTGACGTCCTCGCCGGCGCCGGCCGTGCCGAGGTCGGCGGTCTGCTCCAGCGGCCGGGCCCAGACGGCGTGGCCGCGGGCGTCGTACAACTGGGTCTCGACGGTGTACCGCCCGGCACCGGCGCCGCCGTAGGCGCGCACGCTCGCCGTGACCGTCAGCTCGGCGGCGGTGTAGGTGTCGTTCAGCGGGGTGCCGAGTGTGAAGTCGCGCAGGTGCACGGCCGGGGTGGAGTACAGGTAGACCGAGCGGAAGATGCCGCTCAGCCGGATCATGTCCTGGTCCTCCAGCCAGTCGCCGTCGGCGTAGCGGTAGACCTCGACCGCGATCTGGTTGGTGCCGGGCCTGAGGTGGTCGGTGATGTCGTACTCGGAGGGGGTGTAGGAGTCCTCGTCGTAGCCGACCAGTTCGCCGTTGATCCACACGTAGTGCGCGGACTTGACGCCCTCGAAGTGCAGGAAGGTGCGCCGCCCCGACCAGTCGCGGGGGACGGTGAAGGTGCGGCGGTACTGGCCGACCGGGTTGTAGCGGGTCGGGGCGGCCGGGGGCTGCGGCTCCTCCCCCAGGCCGTTGGGTCCCCAGTACGGGTAGGTGATGTTCAGGTAGATCGGGCGGTCGTAGCCGTGCAGCTGCCACACGGACGGGACCGGGATGGTGTCCCAGTCGCCGTCGTCGACGTCGGTGCGGTGGAAGTCGGGGTCGCGGTCGTCGGGGCGCTCCGCGTAGGCGAACTTCCACCGCCCGTCCAGGCTGAGCCGGTAGGGCGAACGGGTGCGGTCGCCTGCCAGGGCCTGGCGCACGTCCGCGTACGGCATCAGGGTGGTGTGCGGCGGCTCGGTGCCGAGCCGGAAGACACCGAAGTCGTTCCACGCCGGGGGGCCGTCGGTGACCGCGCGGGACCCGGCCGCGGGGGCGGCGGCGGACGGCGCGGACGGCGCGGCGAGGACGGCGCCGCCGAGGAGGGCGGCGCCCGACTCCAGCAGACGGCGGCGGCTGACGACCGGGCGGGGGCGGGGGGCCGGGAGATCGGCGGGTGACATGGGCGAGTGCGGCATGACCGTGGCCTTCCTCGGGACGACAGGGCGCTGCACCGGCTTCGGGACGCGACGGGATCCTGCCCCCGGCTCGGCCGGACCGGACGCGTCCGGCCGTCCGGGCCGCATGAGGCGCGGACGGCTCTATACGCCGCCGGGTAACGGGAGTTGGAGCTGGGCAGGACCACGACTGCTGAGGACAGGGCAACCTCTGAGCCAGAGTCACCCTAGGACCCGAACACAACCGAATCAATGACCGCGTCGGACTTTGTGTGGTCCTGTGAACACGGTGGGTTGCCGGGGCGGGGCCGTGCCGCTCGCGCAAGGCCGCCGATCCGGCCGGGAGACCCGTGCGCGGCCTCCGGGCCGGCCGTGGTGTCCTCTCGCGGTCAGCCGGTGAGCGCGGCGAAGGCCGCGTGGACCCGCGCGTCGAGCAGGACGAACCGGACCTCCTCGACCGAGGTCCGCGCGTCCCGTACGGCCGTGATCGCGATGCGGGCGGCGTCGTCCGGCGGCCAGCGGTAGACGCCGGTGGAGATGGCGGGGAACGCCACCGTCCGGGCGCCGAGTCCGTCGGCGACCCGCAGCGACTCCCGGTAGCAGGAGGCGAGCAGGCCGGAGCGGTCCTCGGTGGCGCTGTGGACGGGGCCCACGGTGTGGATCACCCAGCGGGCGTCGAGGTCGCCCGCGGTGGTGGCGACCGCCTGACCGGTGGGCAGCCCCCGGCCGTACCGGGTGGCGCGCAGCCTGCGGCACTCGGCGAGGACGGCGGGGCCGCCGCGGCGGTGGATCGCGCCGTCGACACCGCTTCCGCCCAGCAGGGAGGAGTTGGCCGCGTTGACGATCGCGTCGACGCTCTGGTCGGTGATGTCCCCTCGGACGAGCGTCAGGGTGGTCATGTCTGCCTGAGCTTTCGCCAGACGGCTTTCGCCGCGTTGTGTCCCGGCATGCCGTGCACTCCGGGGCCCGGCGGGGTGGCCGACGAGCAGATGAAGACGGCCGGGTGCGGGGTCGCGTAGGGGAAGAGGGAGAGCTTGGGGCGCAGCAGGGTCTGCCGGCCGCGGACCGCGCCGGAGGCGATGTCGCCGCCGACGTAGTTGGCGTTGCGGGCGGCGAGCTCGGGCGGGCCGGCGGTCGCGCGGGCCAGGACGCGGTCGCGGAAGCCCGGCGCGAAGCGCTCCAGTTGGCGTTCGACGGCGTCGGTGAGGTCGCCGGTCCAGCCGTTGGGGACATGGCCGTACACCCAGAACACCTGCTTGCCGGCCGGGGCCCGGGTGGGGTCGGCGACGCTGGGCTGCACGGTGATGAGGAACGGCCTGTCGGGGGCGCGGCCCTCGTGGGAGGCGGCGCGCAGGGCGGCGCCGATCTCGGCGCTGTCGGCGCCGATCTGGACGGTGCCGGCCACCCGGGCCTCCGGCGCGGTCCAGGGGACCGGGCCGTCCAGCGCGTAGTCGATCTTGAAGACGCCGGGCCCGTAGCGGTAGCCGTCGTAGTACCGGCCCAGGCCGGCGATCCGGGCCAGGGCGGTGGGCGAGGTGTCGAAGACGTAGGCGCGCGCGGGCGGCAGGTCGTCCAGGCGCTTGACCTCGTAGTCGGTGTGCACGGCGCCGCCGAGGTCGGTCAGATGGGCGGTGAGGGCGTCGGAGATGGCCTGGGAACCGCCGCGGGCGACGGGCCAGCCGCGGGCGTGCGCGGCGAGGGCGAAGACCAGGCCGATGGCGCTGGTGGCGAAGCCGCCGAGCGGGGCCATGACGTGGGCGACGAGTCCGGCGAACAGCGTCCTGGCCCTCTCGTCGCGGAAGCGCCGCAGCAGCCAGGTCGACGGGGGCAGGCCGGCGAGGCCGAAGCGGGCGAGGGTGACCGGGTCGCGGGGCAGCGCGCTGAGCGGCAGGGACATGAAGTCGCGGACGAGGGTGTCCCAGCGGGGCAGGAAGGGCTCGACCAACCTGCGGTAGGTGCCCGCGTCGCGCGGTCCGAAGGAGGCGGCCGTCGCGCCGACCGACCGCGCCAGCACGGCGGCCGAACCGTCCGGGAACGGGTGTGCCATGGGCAGCTCGGCGTGCAGCCACCGCAGGCCGTAGCGCTCCAGGGGCAGGGCGCGGAAGGCGGGCGAGTTGATCGCGAGGGGGTGGGCCGCGGAGCACGGGTCGTGCCGGAAGCCGGGCAGGGTGAGCTCTTCGGTGCGGGCGCCGCCGCCGACGGTGCCGCGCGCTTCGAAGACGGCCACGGAGAAACCGCGCCGGGCCAGCTCCACGGCGGCGGTCAGCCCGTTCGGCCCCGCCCCCACCACGACCGCATCGAGCATCGACGGCACCTTCGGACTCCTTCGTCAGCCGATGGCCACTGAGGATCAGGATAGGCCGGGGCACCGGCGGTGCCCGGCCGCGGGTCCGGCCCCGCGGACCGGCCGGGGCGGCCCATCGGGCGCCGGGACGGTCTCACGGCGGTGGGACCGGGGGCGGAGGCGGTCTCACGGTGGTGGGACCGGGGGCGGAGGCGGTCTCACGGCGGTGGGACCGGCGCCGGAGCGGTCGCGGGCGTCAGGCCGCCCCGCCGGACAGCAGTGCCGCCACCTGCCGGGCCGTGGCGGCGTCGCGGGCGGCGGTGAACGGCAGGTCGTTGTCGCCCGTGATGCGGAAGGGCTCGCCGGTGCGGGTCAGATGGGTGCCGCCCGCCTCCTCCACGAGGAGCAGACCGGCCGCGTGGTCCCAGGCCGCCTCCCACGAGAACGCCGTGGCGTCGGACTCGCCGCGGGCGACGGCGAGGTACTCCAGTCCGGCCGAGCCGCAGGCGCGGGGGGCCACTCCCTTGGTCCACAGGCCGAGCAGGGCGCGCTTCTGCTCCTGCGTGGTGTAGTCCGGGTGGGAGGTGGCGACCCGCAGGTCACGGCCGGGCTCCGGCGGCCCGGCGTGCAGTCGCTCGCCCGCCAGGAAGGCGCCCTGGCCGCGTATCGCCGTGGCGAACTGCTCCCGGGCGGGGGCATAGGTCCACGAGGCGAGCACCACGCCGCGCAGAGCGAGCGCGACCAGCGTGCAGAACCCCGCCTCGCCGTGCACGAACTGCCGTGTCCCGTCGACCGGATCCACGATCCACACCGGTACCTCGCCGCGTATCGCCTCGTAGGACGCGGGGTTGGCGTGCACCGCCTCCTCGCCGACGACGACGGAGCCGGGCAGGAGGGCGACGAGCTGCTCGGTGAGGTACTGCTCGGCCTTGCGGTCGGCGTCCGTCACCAGATCGTGCGGTCCCGCCTTCTGGTCGATCTCGTGCGCGGCGAGCCGCTGCCAGCGGGGCATGATCTCCAGTGCGGCGGCCCGGCGGACGGTCTCCTCCACGTCGGAGGCGTGCCGGGCGAGAAACGCGTCGACGGTTTCGCTGTCTTGGATCATGACTCCATGAGAGCACGTGCCACTGACAATCCCCACCCGGCTGGTGTACTCCGGGCGGAACCGGCATGAACACGGGATTCCGCGCCGCTCCCGGCCGCGGCGCCCCCGTGGGCCTCACGCATCCTGTCCGCCCGTGCGCGCGGTATCGGTCTCGCGCCGTCGGTCGTCCGGGCCCGGCTCGGCGGGGCCGGGCCGCCGTCGGGCACGGGCGGTGACCGCCGGCAGCAGCGCCGCCGCCAGGCCGAGCGCGCCGGCCGCGAGGAGCTGCACCCGGTGGTCGAAGACGGCGACCATCGCCGTGCCCGCGAGGAGAGCGAGCCCGGTCGGGGTGAAGATCAGGGTGTTCGCGGTGGCGGCGACCCTGCCGAGGAGTTCGTCCGGTGCCTCCCTCTGCACCATGGTCAGCGCGCTGATGAGCGGCCAGGGCAGGCCCAGGCCGATGAGCAGGCTGCCGCCCACCACGACGGGAACGGAGCCGGTGAGCCGGGCCAGGGCCCCGAGTGCGAAGAGCACGAGCCCGATGGCCGACAGGACCCGCGCCGGGACCCGGCGCAGCAGGGCGCCCGCCGCCAGGCCGCTGACGACCGACCCGAGCCCCTGGACGGAGGTGAGGACGCCGGCGAACGCCGCGGGCCGACGCAGTCCGGTGTCGACGAGTGCGTACGTCGCCGCGCTGCTGAGGCTCGATGCCGCCATGGCACAGGCGCCCGCGACGACCAGCGAGCGCAGCAGCGGGTGACCCCACAGGTGGCGGAAGCCCGCCGCCGTGTCGGCGGCCCAGTTCCTCCGCGGCCGGTGCGCGGGTGCGGGTTCGCGCACGCGGATCAGGCTGAACGCCACCGCGCCCAGGAGGAAGGAGACCGCGTTGAGCAGCGCGACGACGGGCCCGCCGAGCAGGGTGAACAGACCCGCGCCGACCAGGGGGCCGATCAGCTTGTTGCTCTCGATCGCGGTCCGGACCAGACCGTTGAAGTCCCCGCGCAGTTCGCCCGGGACGGCTGATCCGATCAGCGCGGTCTCGGCGGCGTCCATGAGCACGGTGCCCACGCCCACCATGGTCAGCACGGCGAAGAGCACCCAGACGTCCCGCGAGGAACGCACGGCGAGCGGCGCCGTCATGACCACGGCCAGTGCGGAGCTCGTGGCGATCAGCAGCGTGCGGCGGCGCGCCCGGTCGACCAGCGTGCCGATGAACGGCCCGGCCAGGGCGGGTGCCCAGGCGCAGAACCCCACCAGGGCCGCGAGGCTGTCGGAACCGGTGAGTTCCTTCACCCAGACCCCGGCGGCCAGAAGCATGGCCGCGTCACCGAAGCCAGAAACGGTCACCCCCGCCATGTAGAGGCGGGCGTTGCGGTCGCGCAGCACCGCCAGCAGGCCCACAGCCATCCCGAAGCCCCCTTCGTCCCCTCGTTCCGCGCTTCGGCACCCTACCCCCAACCAATTCGTTGGGGGTAGGTCCCCGACCAGGCACATGCGCTTTACTGGCTGGCGTGACCGACGCAGACCCCGTCCTGAGAGCGCTCGCGCATCCCGTACGCCTGCGGATGCTCACCCTCATGTGGCCGGGACCGATGTCCGCCGCCGAGCTCTCCCGCGAACTGGACATCTCCCACGCCCTGGCCAGTCGGCACCTCAGGACCCTGGACGCCGTCGGCCTGGTCGAACTGGCGGAGGAGCGCACCCGCCGCGGCGGCCGGGAACGCCGCTACCGCACCGTCCACGGATCACCGCTGTCCGACCGGAGCGACGGGGCTCGGTTGCTGGCCGCGACCCTGGCCCACACGCTCGAGGAACGCACCGTGCGCCGCCACCCGGAAGGAAAGGGGGTGACGGTCGACGCGGAACTGTGGGTGGACCCGGAGGCGTGGGAAGAGGCCCGGCAGAAGCTCGCCGGCATCGCGGCGGAGCTCCACGACGCCGCCCGCCCCCCGCGCTCACCCGGAACGATTGCCGTGGGCGTGACCTTGATGGCCTTCCCCATGCGGGAGACCTCGCACGCCGACGCCCCCGGGCAGCCGCGCCCCGGGCCGGAGGCTGAGTAAGCCGCCCCCCGGGTGTCAGCGGCCCACCGCGTACCCCTGCATGCCCCTCGGGTTCGCGGCGGCCGACAGGATGCCCGTCTCCGGGTCCCGGGCGACTGCACACAGCCGGCCCTCCGACCAGGGGTCGCCGACCGTCACGTCATGGCCGCGGCGCCGCAGTCCGTCGACGACGGCCGGGTCCGTGCGGGACTCGACGGTGACGCTGCCCGGCCGCATGCCGCGCGGGAAGAAGGAGCCGGGGAAGCTGTCGTTGTGCCAGTTCGGGGCGTCGATGGCGCCCTGGAGGTCGAGACCCCCGCGCACCCGGTCGCGCAGCGCGACCGCGAGGAGGAAGTGGAGCTGCCACTGGTCCTGCTGGTCGCCGCCGGGCGTGCCGAACGCCATGAACGGGACGCCGTCGCGCAGCGCGATCGAGGGGGTCAGGGTGGTGCGGGGGCGGCGCCCCGGCGTGAGGGTGTTCGGCAGGCCCTCCTCCAGCCAGGCCATCTGGAGGCGGGTGCCGAGCGGGAAGCCGAGTTCCGGGACGACCGGGTTGGACTGCAGCCAGCCGCCGCTGGGCGTGGCGGCGACCATGTTGCCCCAGCGGTCGACGATGTCGAGATGGCAGGTGTCGCCGCGGGTGCCGCCGTCCGGGGAGACGGCCGGTTCGCCCGGCACCGGGGAGGCCGGTCCCTTGGCGACCGTGGGCTCTCCCACGCCCAGCGCGTCGAAGCCTGCCCCCTCGGCGGCCGCCGCGCGCGCGTGCGCCGCCAGCCGCGGCGGGCGTCCGCCGGGGCTGCCGGGCCGCAGCTCGTGGGAGGCCGCGTCCCCGATCAGACGCCTGCGCCGCGCGTTGTACGCCTCCGAGAGCAGATCCTCGACGGGCACCTCGGCGGCGTCTCCGTACCATGCCTCCCGGTCGGCCATGGCGAGTTTGCAGCCCTCGATCAGCAGGTGCAGGTAATCGGCGGAGCCGTAGGGCGGCAGTTCGGCCGGGAGCAGCGCGAGTTGCTGGAGGAGGACCGGGCCCTGGCTCCAGGGGCCGGGCTTGCATATGGTCCAGCCGTTCCAGTCGTACGTCACCGGGGTCTCGTACGTCGCCGACCAGGCGGCGAGGTCGGCGGCGGTGAGGGTGCCGGTGTGCCGCTCGCCGCTGGTGTCCCGTGTGGGGCGCCCGGCCTGCCGAACCAGGGCCTCGGCGATGAACCCGGTGCGCCACACCTCGCGGGCGGCCTCGATGCGCGCCTCGCGGTCCCCCGCGCCGGCGGTCTCGGCGAGGAGCCGCTTCCAGGTGGCGGCGAGGGCGGGGTTGCGGAACAGCTCGCCCGCGCGGGGCGGCCGTCCGCCGGGCAGGTACACCTCCGCCGAGGAGGTCCACTCCGTCTCGAACAGCTCGCGCACGGTCTCCACGGTCTCGCCGACGCGCTCCACGGGCGGGTGCCCGTGCTCGGCGTATCCGATGGCGTACTTCAGCACCTCGGGGAGGGACTTGGTGCCGTGGTCGCGCAGCAGGAGCATCCAGGCGTCGAACGCGCCGGGCACGGCGGCGGCGAGCGGGCCCGTGCCGGGTACGAGCTTTAGGCCGAGCCCCCGGTAGTGGGCGGCCGTGGCACCGGCCGGGGCGACGCCCTGGCCGCACACCACCCGGACCTCGCCACCCGCCGGGGCGAACAGGATCGGCACCTCGCCGGCCGGTCCGTTCAGGTGCGGCTCGACGACGTGCAGCACGAACGCGCCCGCCACGGCGGCGTCGTAGGCGTTGCCGCCGTCCTCCAGGACGGCCATCGCGGTCTGCGAGGCCAGCCAGTGCGTGGAGGACACCATGCCGAAGGTGCCCTGGAGGGTGGGACGGGTGGTGAACATACGGACTCTCACCTCGCTGTGTACGTGCGTCGGCCGGCCTGATGCACCCTCAGGACCGGCCCTGGGGAGTCTCCGGGGAGTCCGGGCCGGGGCTCTCCTCCCTCCGCTCCCCCAGCAGGCTATCGATGCACCCCGTGCCCCTTCTTCCCCGCCTCCGGCGCGACGAGGGCCTCCTGGCGGCCGGCGATGGCTGTCGCCCTCCCCACCGGCCGCAGAAGGCCCTCACCTGTCCGAACACCCGCTACGGGGGTCACCGGCGTCCCGGGACGGCACACCCGGGCGGTCGCCGCGCCGTCACCAGTGCTTGTACCGGACGTCGCCGAGGCCGCAGAAGGTGCAGCCGGTGCTCAGGAAGTCCGTCGTGCGGCGGAACTCCTCGTCGGCCAGGTGCCACCGCAGCCAGGCGGTGATGATGTGCTGACCGTTGCGGGTGGCGAGGATGTGGTCGGTGTTGTCGAGGATGTTGAACCACACCGGCACATCGGTGTTGGTGTAGTCGCGCTCCATGTTGGCCGTGGCGAAGTCGTCGTCGCCGCCGATGTAGAGGGCCGGGTTGCGCAGGCCGTCCGGGCCGTTGCCGTCGAAGGAGCCGCCGGCCACGTGGATGGTGGTTTCCAGCCGCGGCTCGTCGGCGACGTCGAACGTGCCGATCGACCCGCGGGAATGCCCGCCGAAGGCGACCTCGGTGAGGTCGAGGTCCTGGTACAGCGGACCGCCGGGCCTGGCGTTCTCGTCCTCCAGCCAGTCGAGGGCGTCGACCATGTAGTCGCCGTCGCTGGAGGAGACTTCGCTGTAGACGACGAACCCGTGCGAGGCCCACTGCCTCAGCATGTCCTCGTAGTCGGCGGGGTCGGACCCGGCGCCCGGGCCCCAGACGAGGATCGGGTGGTCCACCCCGTTCTGGCCGGCGTTCGCCGGGTGCACCAGCCAGCCGTCGCCGCCGGGGCCGGCGGAGCTGTCGACGGTCACCGCGTACGGCCCGGGCTTGGTGACGTCGGCCACCGGGGGCAGCGACCCGGCCGGCGGGTCGGTCGGGCCCCCGTCGGTCGTGGCCTCCACGAGCACGTCGTCGACGGTCAGCGTCTCCAGGACGCTGCCGGCGTCCAGCGAGAACCGCAGGCGCAGGGTGTGGTTCTCGACCGAGTCCGGAAGGCTGAACGACGCCGCACCCGTGGCGGTACGCGCCGATTCCAGCGTGGTGAACGAGCCGCCGTCGACCGAGTAGGCCACGGAGAAGGACTCACCGAGGTCCAGCCCGGACGCGGCGCGGGTGTAGGACACCTTCACGTCGCCGTACCCGGTCAGGTCGATCGCCGCGGACGTGAGGGACGGGTCGGAGAGCAGCGAACCGCTCAACCGGGCACCGTAGGTGCCGGTGCTGACGGAACCGGAGGCGGTGAAGGTGCCGAGCCCGTCGGAGAAGTCCTCGCTGTAGACCGGGGTGGCGGCGGAGGCGGGGGTCGCGAGAACACCCGTCGAGCCCATGATCATCAGGCTGAGGGCCACTGCGCCGAGTGCTCGCCGGCACCCGCTGATGTGAGACATGTCCGAGATCCCTCCTGGCCGCGCCGGCCCGAGTGGGCCGGCGCATCGATGTGGCGGTGCGCGAGTGATGCCTACTGCCGATCACCGATGACCGTTCCTGAATCGGTTCAGGCCGATTCAAGCCGGAGCCCGGGGACGACGGGATCGGTGAAACCACCGGCGGGCCGTTCCGGCGACGTCTCGCGGGCGGGTCTCCGGCAGGACGGAACACGGCGGAGGGGTCCGCCGGGGACCGCCGGTGCGGGAGGCTGGGCGGGCGGTGTGACCGGTGGCGGCGGCGCGGACGGGGGCCGGGCGGGAGCCGACGCCGGCACTCCGCCGAATCACACCGATCCGCCAGTGCCCAGGAGGTACGTGCCGTTGCATCCCGGCAGCAATTACTTCGAGCCCATCGACGATCACCGCTACAAGCCCACCGCCCACGCGGGCGGCGCGTGGGACCCGGGCGAACTGCACTTCAGCCCGCTCGGCGGCCTCGTCGTCCACGCCATCGAACGCCATGTGGGCGAGCGCGCGGCGACCGGCATGGCGCTGTCCCGCGTCAGTTTCGACATCCTGGGCCGTCTCGCGCTGGACGAGTACGAGATCCGGGTGGAGACCGTCCGGCCCGGACGCACCATCGAACTCGTGGAAGCCGTCGCCCTCGTGGCCGGGCGCCCCGTCGTACGGGCCCGGGCCTGGCTCCTCGGCTCCTGGGACACCGGCGCCGTCGCCGGCGGCGCGTCCGGCGGGCTGCCCCGCCCCGAGACGCTCGCCCCCTGGCCGCTGGCCTCGCTGTGGCCCGGCGGCTACATCGCCTCGCTGGACGTCCGTCCGGTCGGTGCCCCGCGGCCGGGCCGCACCACGGCCTGGATCTCCACCTCGGTCGGTCTGGTCGCCGGGCAGGCCGCCAGTCCCCTCGCGTCCTACCTGGCGCTCGTCGACACCGCCAACGGCATCGCCGTA
It contains:
- a CDS encoding thioesterase family protein, which codes for MPLHPGSNYFEPIDDHRYKPTAHAGGAWDPGELHFSPLGGLVVHAIERHVGERAATGMALSRVSFDILGRLALDEYEIRVETVRPGRTIELVEAVALVAGRPVVRARAWLLGSWDTGAVAGGASGGLPRPETLAPWPLASLWPGGYIASLDVRPVGAPRPGRTTAWISTSVGLVAGQAASPLASYLALVDTANGIAVRRPPTAWMFPNVDLTVHLHRRPEGNWTGLDTTVVFGPAGQGVTSTVLHDLAGPVGHAQQMLTVRPLPAAEGP
- a CDS encoding gamma-glutamyltransferase family protein, which translates into the protein MFTTRPTLQGTFGMVSSTHWLASQTAMAVLEDGGNAYDAAVAGAFVLHVVEPHLNGPAGEVPILFAPAGGEVRVVCGQGVAPAGATAAHYRGLGLKLVPGTGPLAAAVPGAFDAWMLLLRDHGTKSLPEVLKYAIGYAEHGHPPVERVGETVETVRELFETEWTSSAEVYLPGGRPPRAGELFRNPALAATWKRLLAETAGAGDREARIEAAREVWRTGFIAEALVRQAGRPTRDTSGERHTGTLTAADLAAWSATYETPVTYDWNGWTICKPGPWSQGPVLLQQLALLPAELPPYGSADYLHLLIEGCKLAMADREAWYGDAAEVPVEDLLSEAYNARRRRLIGDAASHELRPGSPGGRPPRLAAHARAAAAEGAGFDALGVGEPTVAKGPASPVPGEPAVSPDGGTRGDTCHLDIVDRWGNMVAATPSGGWLQSNPVVPELGFPLGTRLQMAWLEEGLPNTLTPGRRPRTTLTPSIALRDGVPFMAFGTPGGDQQDQWQLHFLLAVALRDRVRGGLDLQGAIDAPNWHNDSFPGSFFPRGMRPGSVTVESRTDPAVVDGLRRRGHDVTVGDPWSEGRLCAVARDPETGILSAAANPRGMQGYAVGR